A window of the Streptomyces albireticuli genome harbors these coding sequences:
- a CDS encoding dynamin family protein, with amino-acid sequence MDVRPRLLDALTALRDRVEAARFPLPLPGAARARRNRAELLAQLDDYLVPRLCAPEAPLLAVVGGSTGAGKSTLVNSLVGRRVTEAGVLRPTTRTPVLVCHPDDHHWFAGTRVLPELRRVWVPVQETVPEPHAAGEADGGEGNGLDTDLDADTDDAGGELPALRIETDRTLPRGLALLDAPDVDSLVARNRELAAELICAADIWVLVTTATRYADAVPWHLLRTAKEYDVTLVTVLDRVPHQVALEVSRHYAALLAAAGLDDVPSFTIPELPESAGGGSGLLPATAVAGLRAWLDQRAQDPAARTVASARTVAGLLASLRSRLPALAAAAAMQHAASVRLLQRVEDAYGRASDRVGREITAGEVLAGDALTHWRGHPHDSTADELLTALTGSLAALLSCAVAAADEDIATCSAGDPAAGTVLAPRDPDGAAGRIGVAVRRWRRCLEEIAEEEVRAAERGAGVDPDRIGALLAVSLLGGRRARGEAGEGLAEALGAQGVLRLRDRGRRLLADCVEHVLDAERDRRAAPLEAFDVTPDHQVDLIAALSVFQRER; translated from the coding sequence TTGGACGTACGGCCCCGGCTGCTCGACGCGCTGACCGCACTGCGTGATCGTGTCGAAGCCGCGCGCTTCCCGCTCCCCCTTCCCGGCGCCGCCCGCGCCCGGCGAAACCGCGCCGAACTCCTGGCGCAACTCGATGACTACTTGGTGCCCCGGTTGTGCGCCCCCGAAGCCCCACTGCTCGCGGTGGTCGGGGGCTCCACCGGAGCCGGCAAGTCCACCTTGGTGAACTCCCTGGTGGGCCGGCGGGTCACTGAGGCGGGGGTCCTACGGCCGACGACCCGTACGCCAGTGCTGGTCTGCCACCCCGACGACCACCACTGGTTCGCCGGCACCCGGGTGCTGCCCGAGCTCCGCAGGGTCTGGGTGCCCGTCCAGGAGACGGTCCCCGAGCCGCACGCGGCCGGGGAGGCCGACGGCGGTGAGGGGAACGGCCTCGACACGGACCTCGACGCGGACACGGACGACGCGGGCGGCGAACTCCCCGCGCTGCGCATCGAGACCGACCGCACCCTCCCGCGCGGACTCGCCCTCCTCGACGCCCCCGACGTCGACTCCCTCGTCGCGCGCAACCGCGAGCTCGCGGCCGAGCTGATCTGCGCCGCCGACATCTGGGTACTCGTCACCACCGCCACCCGGTACGCCGATGCGGTGCCCTGGCACCTGCTGCGCACCGCCAAGGAGTACGACGTCACCCTCGTCACCGTCCTCGACCGGGTCCCGCACCAGGTCGCCCTGGAGGTGTCCCGGCACTACGCGGCGCTGCTCGCGGCCGCGGGCCTCGACGACGTGCCGAGCTTCACCATCCCCGAACTCCCCGAGTCCGCGGGCGGCGGCAGCGGACTGCTGCCCGCCACCGCCGTCGCGGGGCTGCGCGCCTGGCTCGACCAGCGCGCCCAGGACCCCGCAGCCCGCACCGTCGCCTCCGCCCGTACGGTCGCCGGGCTCCTCGCCTCGCTCCGCTCCCGCCTGCCCGCCCTGGCCGCCGCCGCGGCGATGCAGCACGCCGCCTCCGTAAGGCTGCTCCAGCGCGTCGAGGACGCGTACGGGCGCGCCTCCGACCGCGTGGGGCGGGAGATCACCGCGGGCGAGGTGCTGGCCGGCGACGCCCTCACCCACTGGCGCGGCCACCCGCACGACAGCACCGCGGACGAGCTGCTCACCGCGCTCACCGGCTCCCTCGCGGCCCTGCTGAGCTGCGCGGTCGCCGCCGCCGACGAGGACATCGCGACCTGCTCCGCCGGGGACCCGGCCGCCGGGACCGTGCTCGCCCCGCGCGACCCGGACGGCGCCGCCGGCCGGATCGGCGTGGCCGTACGGCGCTGGCGGCGCTGCCTGGAGGAGATCGCGGAGGAGGAGGTGCGGGCGGCCGAGCGGGGCGCGGGCGTCGACCCCGACCGGATCGGCGCGCTGCTCGCCGTCTCCCTCCTCGGCGGCCGCCGGGCCCGCGGCGAGGCCGGCGAGGGCCTCGCCGAAGCCCTCGGCGCCCAGGGCGTCCTGCGGCTCCGCGACCGCGGCCGACGGCTCCTCGCCGACTGCGTCGAGCACGTCCTCGACGCCG